Proteins encoded in a region of the Magallana gigas chromosome 8, xbMagGiga1.1, whole genome shotgun sequence genome:
- the LOC105327286 gene encoding transmembrane protein 254 translates to MADPNYFRFVHVGWAILIGSGLAVLTWSHYDPDGIPWIFGPLGQLGTYLGKTYPTLIRNMFYGTIAIHVAEALYSIKVCGDKHLSTSATMKWCLQTFVFGFASFLRLNKVKNVKSN, encoded by the exons ATGGCGGATCCGAACTACTTTCGATTTGTGCACGTTGGCTGGGCAATTTTAATAGGGTCAGGCTTAGCAGTATTAACT tgGTCACATTATGACCCCGATGGAATTCCGTGGATTTTTGGACCACTGGGCCAGCTTGGTACTTATCTAGGAAAAACATACCCAACACTAATCAGAAACAT GTTTTATGGAACCATAGCGATTCATGTAGCAGAGGCTCTGTACTCCATCAAAGTATGCGG AGATAAACACCTGAGCACCTCTGCGACCATGAAGTGGTGCCTACAGACTTTTGTCTTTGGATTTGCTTCCTTCCTTCGTTTGAACAAAGTCAAAAATGTCAAATCCAACTGA